One Pleurocapsa sp. PCC 7327 DNA segment encodes these proteins:
- a CDS encoding DUF6464 family protein → MSHQAFFFQVGYSTHTREEKPVGIGDVTCRYNACSPLLRCAVKPNGPCRCEHYQPKEI, encoded by the coding sequence CTGTCACACCAAGCTTTTTTTTTTCAAGTTGGCTATAGTACCCACACGAGAGAGGAAAAACCCGTAGGCATAGGCGATGTAACTTGCCGATATAATGCCTGTTCGCCATTGCTTCGATGTGCTGTCAAGCCTAATGGGCCTTGTCGTTGCGAGCATTATCAACCGAAAGAGATTTAG
- a CDS encoding peptidylprolyl isomerase: protein MSVVIQIGELEIADEDLFPLLAQHKMLPQLAREIIIDRAIADIECTSEEEAIAKRRFYQQYQLTGEAQVKLWLKYHGMTPEQLDRLILRDIKLEKFKQQTWGNQIESHFLQNKRQLDRVVYSLIRSKDAGIAQELYFRIEEGETTFTELAKQYSEGAEAETGGLIGPVELNVPHPKIAQLLSTNQPGKLIPPARIGDWWIVLRLEKYLSAQLDEPMRRRILNDLFQSWLNSEYQQQVSFKSSILF from the coding sequence ATGAGTGTAGTCATACAAATTGGCGAGCTAGAGATCGCAGATGAAGATTTATTTCCATTGTTGGCACAGCATAAAATGCTGCCGCAGTTGGCTAGAGAAATCATCATCGATCGCGCGATCGCCGATATAGAATGTACATCCGAAGAAGAAGCGATCGCTAAACGAAGATTCTATCAGCAATATCAATTAACTGGGGAAGCGCAAGTTAAGCTCTGGTTAAAGTATCATGGGATGACCCCAGAGCAACTAGACCGTTTGATCCTTCGGGATATAAAACTGGAAAAATTCAAACAACAAACCTGGGGAAACCAAATAGAATCGCACTTTTTGCAGAACAAGCGGCAGTTGGATCGAGTCGTCTATTCCTTGATCCGCAGCAAAGATGCTGGGATCGCTCAAGAACTGTATTTTCGGATCGAAGAAGGAGAAACCACCTTTACCGAACTTGCCAAACAATATTCTGAAGGAGCGGAAGCAGAAACCGGAGGATTAATCGGACCAGTCGAACTAAACGTACCCCATCCCAAAATTGCCCAATTGCTATCTACCAATCAACCCGGAAAATTGATCCCGCCTGCCCGCATCGGAGATTGGTGGATCGTTCTCCGGCTAGAAAAATATTTATCTGCTCAACTTGACGAACCAATGCGGCGGCGAATCCTCAACGATCTTTTTCAAAGTTGGTTGAATTCAGAATATCAACAACAAGTTTCCTTTAAATCGTCGATACTTTTTTAG
- a CDS encoding site-2 protease family protein — translation MELLLLLIVLGTITYLIVKRSVATITRTPIWLFWLVMMAPALIWSGWWLIFGQDEPIPILLVIAPFILCPLVYWWLIQIGRPTSEAKETALEARGSGDPGMEKPTQGSSQVHPITPSEEATLRNCFPWSIYYLQNIDYRPQAILCRGKLRSVPEVAYKTIKENIEKAFGDRFLLVFQESFQGQPFFALVPNPWAKSQDRSEPEKLARPVFALSLLLITLLTTTMVGARMSGLPAGEIFSSPQAFFRGLPYSLGIIAILGVHELSHYFTAVYYKIRTTLPYFIPFPDFLGTFGAFIQMRSPVPHRKALFDVAIAGPLGGLVLTVPLLIWGLSLSKIVPVAENTSLLSFQSLDPRFSFLFAVFGKLALGNQLVPGTAIHLHPLAIAGYVGLIVTALNLMPVGQLDGGHIVHAMYGQRTAAIIGQLTRLFVLVLAFIRHDFLLWAIILFFMPVIDQPALNDVTELDNKRDFLGLLSLFLLISILLPLPGMVAAWLNI, via the coding sequence ATGGAACTTTTACTGCTCCTTATTGTACTAGGCACAATCACATACTTGATTGTTAAGCGCAGTGTTGCCACTATTACACGAACACCAATTTGGTTATTCTGGCTAGTGATGATGGCGCCAGCACTAATTTGGAGCGGCTGGTGGTTAATTTTTGGACAAGATGAGCCAATTCCAATTCTCCTAGTCATTGCTCCGTTTATTCTTTGTCCTTTGGTTTACTGGTGGTTAATTCAGATAGGCAGACCGACCTCCGAAGCCAAAGAAACTGCTCTCGAAGCGCGAGGATCTGGCGATCCAGGAATGGAGAAACCGACACAAGGATCGTCTCAAGTGCATCCGATTACGCCAAGCGAAGAAGCGACGTTGCGCAATTGTTTTCCTTGGAGCATTTATTATCTGCAGAATATCGATTATCGCCCGCAAGCGATTCTCTGTCGAGGAAAGCTGCGATCGGTGCCAGAAGTGGCTTATAAAACGATTAAGGAAAATATTGAAAAGGCCTTTGGCGATCGCTTTTTACTCGTTTTCCAAGAAAGTTTTCAGGGTCAGCCTTTTTTTGCCTTAGTTCCTAACCCCTGGGCAAAATCTCAAGACAGATCCGAGCCAGAAAAGCTCGCTCGTCCTGTTTTTGCTTTGAGTTTGTTGTTAATTACGTTATTAACGACGACAATGGTCGGTGCGAGGATGAGCGGTCTTCCCGCTGGAGAAATATTTTCTAGTCCCCAAGCGTTTTTTAGAGGACTGCCTTATAGTTTAGGAATCATTGCTATCTTAGGAGTCCACGAACTGAGTCATTACTTTACAGCGGTTTATTATAAAATTCGGACTACTCTGCCTTATTTTATTCCTTTTCCCGATTTTTTGGGCACTTTTGGCGCATTTATTCAGATGCGATCGCCAGTTCCCCATCGAAAAGCTCTTTTTGACGTTGCGATCGCAGGACCGTTGGGAGGACTTGTCCTGACCGTACCTCTACTGATCTGGGGACTTTCTCTGTCCAAAATCGTTCCCGTTGCAGAAAATACTAGCTTGTTAAGCTTTCAATCTCTCGACCCAAGATTTTCTTTTCTCTTTGCAGTTTTCGGCAAATTAGCTCTGGGGAATCAATTAGTGCCAGGAACGGCAATTCATCTTCATCCTCTAGCCATTGCTGGTTATGTTGGGTTGATCGTAACGGCTCTAAATTTGATGCCAGTGGGTCAGCTGGATGGAGGACATATCGTCCATGCCATGTACGGACAGCGTACCGCAGCGATTATCGGTCAATTGACTCGACTGTTCGTGTTAGTTCTGGCATTTATCAGACATGATTTTTTGCTTTGGGCGATTATTCTGTTTTTTATGCCCGTTATCGACCAACCCGCTCTTAATGACGTAACAGAACTCGATAATAAGCGCGATTTTTTGGGTTTACTCTCTTTATTTCTGTTAATTAGCATTCTTCTCCCGTTACCGGGAATGGTGGCTGCTTGGTTGAATATATGA
- a CDS encoding YkgJ family cysteine cluster protein: MATWRCVKFCGACCHLEPRDRPDLDKYLSPEELELYLSMVGEGGWCNHFDRSTRECTIYERRPRFCRVKPDIFQQMYSVDVAEFNDFAIECCRQQIQGVYGKNGLEMHRYNGEVSK; encoded by the coding sequence ATGGCAACTTGGCGATGTGTCAAATTTTGTGGGGCTTGCTGTCACCTAGAACCCCGCGATCGCCCGGATCTAGATAAGTATTTATCCCCAGAAGAATTAGAGCTATATTTGAGTATGGTCGGAGAGGGAGGATGGTGCAATCACTTCGATCGCAGTACGCGAGAATGTACTATTTACGAACGGCGACCGCGTTTTTGTCGCGTCAAGCCAGATATTTTCCAGCAGATGTATAGTGTAGACGTAGCAGAGTTTAATGATTTTGCCATTGAATGCTGTCGCCAACAAATTCAAGGCGTATACGGAAAAAATGGTTTAGAAATGCATCGCTATAACGGAGAGGTAAGTAAATAA
- the psb30 gene encoding photosystem II reaction center protein Ycf12/Psb30, translating to MDFLTNLLDPVTSLNWEVIFNLVFVSLIMLAGPAVIFLLAFRGGDL from the coding sequence ATGGATTTTCTAACGAACCTGCTCGATCCTGTAACAAGCCTTAATTGGGAAGTAATTTTTAATTTGGTTTTTGTATCTTTAATCATGCTTGCTGGTCCGGCGGTTATCTTTTTATTAGCTTTCCGTGGCGGCGATTTGTAA
- the recJ gene encoding single-stranded-DNA-specific exonuclease RecJ produces MRLPNQRWLISSTNPEQIDELVKSTGLSPLLAQVLVNREIVTPKLAQVYIDPESQLLPSPLEEFSDLALSVELLAEAIATKDKIAICGDYDADGMTSTALLLRTLRYLGAEVDYAIPSRMKDGYGVNLRIVEEFASAGVGIILTVDNGISAYEPIARAIALGMSVIVTDHHDLPKKLPPAHAILNPKLLPESSPYCGLAGVGMAYILAVTLARSLGKEEELTDRLLELFTLGTIADLAPLVGVNRRWLKRGLRQLPKSQLAGIQALMQMAGVSDAQKQLKPDDIGFRLGPRINAVGRIGDPQMVIELLTTDDSGLALERAMQCEQINRKRQELCEQIERDAIALIEETPIDWRRDRVLVVVRPEWHHGVIGIVASRLVERYGVPVFISTYEEDASILRGSARGIEEFNVFEALEFCRDLLGKYGGHKAAGGFSLPAQNLDAFKQKLSAFAHRCLKLEHLKPLIKIDAEANFIQLTPCLYQQIDSLQPWGIGNDFPIFWTRNVRVKEQQPVGKNQSHLKLTLAQDDHSEMKAIAWRWGDYFPLPSRLDIAYKLQENVWNGNKNIELELVGVRLPDPNFIFAINSATKKAIFEYKGRTYVCSWWETLNELRIQNEQGKVLAVSQGQNIGLLGDSCECTQQVDLTRPHYSQLIHIAFAALND; encoded by the coding sequence ATGAGATTGCCAAATCAGCGATGGCTTATTTCATCTACCAACCCCGAACAAATAGACGAACTGGTAAAAAGTACGGGACTTTCTCCCCTTCTGGCGCAGGTGTTGGTGAATCGAGAGATCGTCACCCCGAAATTAGCGCAGGTATATATCGATCCAGAATCACAACTCTTGCCGTCGCCGCTAGAAGAATTCTCCGATTTGGCACTTAGCGTCGAGTTATTAGCAGAAGCGATCGCAACCAAAGACAAAATAGCCATCTGCGGCGACTACGATGCCGATGGGATGACCAGCACTGCCTTATTATTACGCACTCTCAGATATTTGGGGGCAGAGGTAGACTATGCCATTCCCAGTCGCATGAAAGATGGCTATGGCGTCAATCTGCGTATTGTTGAAGAGTTTGCCAGTGCAGGCGTAGGCATTATTTTAACGGTTGACAATGGTATTTCTGCCTATGAACCGATTGCGCGCGCGATCGCGTTGGGTATGAGCGTTATCGTTACCGATCACCACGATCTCCCAAAAAAACTCCCTCCCGCTCATGCGATTCTCAACCCTAAGTTACTTCCAGAATCCTCTCCTTATTGCGGACTTGCAGGCGTTGGCATGGCTTATATTTTAGCAGTGACTCTCGCTCGAAGTCTGGGAAAAGAAGAGGAATTGACGGATCGATTGCTAGAACTCTTCACCTTGGGGACGATTGCCGATCTCGCGCCTTTGGTGGGAGTGAATCGCCGTTGGTTAAAACGGGGATTGCGCCAGTTACCCAAATCCCAATTAGCAGGAATTCAAGCGTTAATGCAGATGGCAGGGGTTAGCGACGCGCAAAAGCAACTGAAACCCGACGATATCGGTTTTAGGTTGGGTCCCCGGATTAATGCCGTCGGACGCATTGGCGATCCGCAAATGGTTATCGAATTGCTGACGACTGACGATTCTGGACTGGCTTTAGAAAGGGCGATGCAATGCGAGCAGATCAACCGCAAGCGCCAGGAATTGTGCGAACAAATCGAACGAGATGCGATCGCGCTGATCGAAGAAACTCCTATCGACTGGAGACGCGATCGCGTTTTAGTCGTCGTTCGACCCGAATGGCATCATGGGGTCATCGGCATTGTTGCCTCTCGTTTAGTCGAACGCTATGGCGTTCCGGTGTTTATTAGCACTTACGAAGAAGATGCTTCTATCTTGCGCGGTTCGGCAAGAGGCATTGAAGAATTTAACGTCTTTGAAGCCTTAGAATTCTGTCGCGATTTATTGGGAAAATATGGGGGACATAAAGCGGCTGGCGGCTTTAGTTTACCCGCACAAAATTTGGACGCTTTCAAGCAAAAACTCAGCGCTTTTGCCCATCGATGCCTCAAATTAGAACATCTCAAACCTCTCATTAAAATTGATGCCGAGGCGAATTTTATTCAATTGACTCCCTGTCTGTACCAACAAATCGATAGCTTGCAACCGTGGGGAATTGGTAACGATTTTCCTATCTTTTGGACGCGCAATGTTAGGGTTAAAGAACAGCAACCTGTAGGAAAAAATCAGAGTCATCTAAAGCTGACTCTAGCTCAAGATGATCATAGTGAAATGAAAGCGATCGCTTGGCGTTGGGGCGATTATTTTCCCTTACCATCTCGATTGGATATTGCCTATAAATTGCAAGAAAATGTTTGGAATGGAAACAAAAATATTGAATTAGAACTTGTTGGTGTAAGACTTCCCGATCCTAACTTTATTTTTGCTATTAATTCCGCTACGAAAAAAGCGATTTTTGAATATAAAGGACGAACTTATGTTTGTAGTTGGTGGGAAACTTTAAATGAATTGAGAATTCAAAACGAACAAGGCAAAGTATTAGCCGTTAGTCAAGGACAAAATATAGGCTTACTGGGCGATAGCTGCGAATGCACTCAACAAGTCGATCTGACTCGACCTCATTACTCTCAACTAATTCACATTGCGTTTGCTGCCTTAAACGATTAG
- a CDS encoding TMEM165/GDT1 family protein yields the protein MTSIRSVQRERVEQTQAQVEPPCTIVESTEPRENRETWSFWTVFSSTFLTIFVAEIGDKTQLATLLMSAESQSPWIVFAGAAAALIATSLLGVLVGCWIARRLSPHTLNFAVALLLLIITGLLIGDVIS from the coding sequence ATGACATCAATTAGGTCAGTCCAAAGAGAACGAGTCGAACAGACACAAGCTCAAGTAGAACCCCCCTGTACTATTGTCGAATCGACCGAGCCTAGGGAAAACCGAGAGACTTGGAGCTTCTGGACAGTTTTTAGCTCGACTTTCTTGACCATCTTTGTAGCCGAGATAGGAGACAAGACTCAGTTAGCTACTTTGTTAATGAGTGCAGAGTCCCAATCCCCGTGGATTGTCTTTGCCGGAGCTGCTGCCGCCTTAATTGCAACCAGTCTACTAGGCGTTCTAGTCGGTTGCTGGATTGCTAGGCGATTATCTCCTCACACCCTAAATTTTGCAGTTGCTCTGCTACTGCTAATAATTACAGGTTTATTGATCGGGGATGTGATTAGCTAG
- a CDS encoding HhoA/HhoB/HtrA family serine endopeptidase, protein MKPSKLLRQLGSHLLSFLLGVILCFSNFHLLSSLAEPIAEAPLAQNQSQSDSTGVASVPIPSGPDSFVAAAVNRTGPAVVRIDTEAIVTRRIDPFFDDPFFREFFGDRFRIPPQQQRLVGQGSGFIIDRSGIILTNAHVVSNADKVTVTLKDGRTFNGEVKGTDEVTDLAVVKINPKGADLPVAPLGDSSKVQVGDWAIAVGNPVGLDNTVTLGIVSTMSRSAAKAGIPDKRLDFIQTDAAINPGNSGGPLLNARGEVIGINTAIRADAMGIGFAIPINKAKSLISFLAAGKQVPHPYIGIQMLNLTPELARENNSNPNSPFMVPEVEGVLVVRVLPNTPAEKAGIRMGDVILSVDNQRVNDGGQLQSIVENAGINRNLKLKIQRGDRVIDLTVQTEQLASAS, encoded by the coding sequence ATGAAGCCTTCAAAATTGCTACGCCAACTTGGTAGCCATCTCCTCTCGTTCTTGCTAGGCGTAATCCTATGTTTTAGTAACTTCCACCTATTATCCTCTCTGGCAGAACCCATTGCCGAGGCCCCCTTAGCCCAAAATCAAAGCCAGTCAGATTCTACTGGTGTGGCATCGGTTCCGATTCCAAGCGGTCCCGATAGTTTCGTGGCAGCAGCAGTAAACAGGACGGGTCCAGCAGTCGTCCGCATTGACACAGAAGCGATCGTTACGCGACGGATCGATCCTTTTTTTGACGATCCCTTTTTCCGAGAGTTTTTTGGCGATCGCTTTAGAATACCACCCCAGCAACAGCGCCTGGTAGGTCAAGGTTCGGGATTTATCATCGATCGCAGCGGGATTATATTAACTAACGCTCACGTCGTCAGCAATGCCGATAAAGTTACAGTAACGCTTAAAGACGGACGGACTTTTAATGGAGAAGTTAAAGGAACCGATGAAGTAACCGATTTAGCAGTCGTTAAAATTAATCCCAAAGGAGCTGACCTGCCAGTCGCGCCGTTAGGCGATTCTTCTAAAGTTCAAGTAGGCGATTGGGCGATCGCAGTAGGAAATCCGGTAGGACTCGACAATACCGTCACCCTCGGTATTGTAAGCACGATGAGTCGTTCGGCAGCTAAGGCAGGCATTCCCGACAAACGATTAGATTTTATTCAAACTGATGCGGCGATCAACCCCGGTAACTCTGGCGGTCCGTTACTAAACGCTAGAGGAGAAGTCATTGGCATCAATACTGCCATCAGAGCAGATGCCATGGGGATCGGTTTTGCGATTCCAATTAATAAAGCTAAATCGCTGATAAGTTTCTTAGCTGCCGGAAAGCAAGTCCCTCACCCCTACATAGGAATTCAGATGCTCAACCTGACTCCAGAATTAGCCAGAGAAAACAACAGCAATCCCAATTCTCCTTTCATGGTTCCAGAAGTTGAAGGCGTTCTCGTCGTGCGCGTCTTACCCAATACTCCTGCTGAGAAAGCAGGGATTCGCATGGGAGATGTCATTCTCTCGGTTGACAATCAACGGGTAAATGATGGGGGTCAGTTGCAGTCAATCGTTGAAAACGCTGGGATTAATCGCAATCTGAAGCTCAAAATTCAACGAGGCGATCGCGTGATAGATCTGACAGTTCAAACCGAACAACTTGCCAGCGCTTCCTAA
- the ilvD gene encoding dihydroxy-acid dehydratase produces the protein MSDNFRSRVVTQGTQRTPNRAMLRAVGFGDSDFSKPIVGIANGYSTITPCNMGINELAKCAEAGARNAGAMPQMFGTITISDGISMGTEGMKYSLVSREVIADSIETVCNGQSMDGVLAIGGCDKNMPGAMIAMARMNIPAIFVYGGTIKPGHYNGRDLTVVSAFEAVGQYSAGKIDEAELMAIERNACPGAGSCGGMFTANTMSSAFEAMGMSLPYSSTMAAEDPEKAESAEKSAAVLVEAIHKQILPSQILTRKAFENAISVIMAVGGSTNAVLHLLAIARTIGVELTIDDFETIRHRVPVLCDLKPSGRYVTTNLHQAGGIPQVMKMLLVHDLLHGDALTISGQTIAEVLVDVPNEPPKGQDVIRPWNNPVYREGHLAVLKGNLATEGAVAKISGVRNPKITGPAKVFESEEECLDAILAGKINSGDVIVIRYEGPKGGPGMREMLAPTSAIIGAGLGDSVGLITDGRFSGGTYGMVVGHVAPEAAVGGTIALVEEGDSITIDAEQKLLQLNVPEEELTRRRANWQPPKPRYTKGILGKYAKLVSSSSLGAVTDMDLF, from the coding sequence ATGTCAGATAATTTTAGAAGTCGAGTTGTTACCCAAGGCACGCAACGCACTCCTAACCGTGCCATGTTGCGGGCAGTAGGCTTTGGCGATAGCGATTTTAGCAAACCCATCGTGGGAATTGCCAATGGCTATAGCACTATCACCCCTTGCAATATGGGGATTAACGAATTAGCCAAATGCGCCGAAGCAGGTGCGAGAAATGCTGGGGCGATGCCGCAGATGTTTGGGACGATTACTATCAGCGACGGAATCTCGATGGGAACCGAGGGGATGAAGTATTCTCTCGTCTCCCGCGAAGTCATTGCCGATTCGATCGAAACCGTTTGTAACGGACAGAGTATGGATGGAGTCTTGGCAATTGGCGGATGCGATAAAAATATGCCGGGAGCGATGATTGCCATGGCTCGCATGAATATCCCTGCCATTTTTGTCTATGGGGGTACAATTAAGCCGGGACATTATAACGGACGAGATTTAACCGTTGTCAGTGCCTTTGAAGCAGTCGGACAGTATAGCGCGGGTAAAATTGACGAAGCCGAATTAATGGCGATCGAACGCAACGCCTGTCCGGGGGCAGGTTCCTGCGGCGGAATGTTTACTGCCAATACCATGTCTTCCGCCTTTGAAGCGATGGGAATGAGTCTGCCCTACTCTTCTACGATGGCAGCAGAAGATCCAGAGAAAGCAGAGAGTGCCGAAAAATCTGCTGCGGTTCTGGTTGAGGCGATTCACAAGCAAATCTTGCCCAGTCAGATTTTAACTCGCAAGGCATTTGAAAACGCCATCTCCGTCATTATGGCGGTAGGAGGATCGACTAATGCCGTCTTGCACTTGCTTGCGATCGCCCGTACCATCGGCGTAGAACTTACAATAGACGACTTTGAAACCATCCGCCATCGCGTTCCGGTATTGTGCGATCTCAAACCCTCCGGGCGATACGTCACCACTAACCTACACCAAGCTGGCGGCATTCCCCAAGTAATGAAGATGCTGCTGGTACATGACCTCCTGCACGGGGATGCGCTAACCATTAGCGGACAAACCATAGCAGAAGTGTTGGTAGACGTGCCGAACGAACCCCCCAAGGGACAGGACGTAATTCGTCCCTGGAATAACCCTGTCTACCGAGAAGGACACCTCGCCGTCTTAAAAGGCAATCTAGCTACCGAAGGGGCTGTTGCCAAAATTAGCGGGGTTAGGAATCCAAAAATTACGGGTCCGGCGAAGGTATTTGAATCGGAGGAAGAATGTTTAGATGCAATTCTGGCAGGAAAAATTAATTCTGGGGACGTAATCGTTATCCGTTATGAAGGACCCAAAGGCGGTCCCGGAATGCGAGAGATGCTCGCGCCGACTTCTGCGATTATCGGTGCGGGTTTGGGAGATTCCGTGGGACTGATTACCGACGGGCGCTTCTCTGGCGGCACCTATGGCATGGTCGTCGGTCACGTTGCACCAGAAGCAGCAGTAGGCGGTACGATCGCTCTGGTAGAAGAAGGAGATAGCATTACCATAGATGCAGAGCAAAAATTGTTGCAACTAAACGTCCCTGAAGAGGAATTAACCCGCCGTCGTGCTAATTGGCAACCTCCAAAACCCCGTTATACCAAAGGAATTTTGGGAAAATATGCCAAATTGGTATCATCAAGCAGTCTCGGTGCAGTGACGGATATGGATCTATTTTGA
- a CDS encoding IS982 family transposase produces MTDIVSRLDITQIFCEVDDFYQTFERHWLSIPLLTAQSGERLCRSRLSLSEVMTIVIAFHGSGYRTFKEFYLRQVLPGWRKAFPHLVSYTRFVELMPWSLMLLCYFVQTRRGEVTGISFIDSTPIEVCHPCRSKSHRVFEGLVGWGKNSVGWHYGFKLHLIINQRGELLAFKLTPGNTDDRKPVPDLTQDLIGKLFGDRGYISQELFEQLYQRGLELITRRKKKMKQQLVRLIDKILLRKRALIETVNDQLKNISQIEHSRHRSVWNFLVNLLAGLIAYTYLPKKPSLDLEPSGLPALPPAVF; encoded by the coding sequence ATGACAGATATTGTATCTCGTCTCGATATTACTCAAATATTTTGTGAGGTAGACGACTTCTATCAAACTTTTGAACGACATTGGCTTTCAATCCCTCTATTGACGGCTCAGAGTGGGGAACGATTGTGTCGCTCTCGTTTAAGCTTGAGTGAAGTAATGACGATTGTGATTGCTTTTCATGGCTCTGGCTATCGTACCTTCAAAGAATTTTACCTACGACAAGTTCTACCGGGCTGGCGCAAAGCTTTTCCTCATCTGGTCAGTTATACTCGTTTTGTGGAATTGATGCCTTGGTCGTTGATGCTGTTGTGCTACTTTGTACAGACCCGTCGAGGAGAAGTAACTGGCATTTCATTCATTGATTCGACCCCAATCGAGGTATGTCATCCTTGCCGTTCCAAGAGCCATCGTGTGTTTGAAGGTTTGGTGGGCTGGGGCAAAAACTCTGTCGGTTGGCACTATGGGTTTAAGCTGCACCTAATTATTAACCAACGAGGCGAGTTGCTGGCTTTTAAGTTAACCCCAGGTAATACTGACGACCGTAAGCCTGTACCTGACTTAACTCAAGATCTGATTGGTAAGTTATTTGGCGATCGCGGTTATATTTCTCAAGAGCTATTTGAGCAACTTTACCAGCGAGGACTCGAACTGATTACACGACGCAAGAAAAAGATGAAACAGCAGTTAGTGCGGTTAATCGACAAAATTTTGTTGCGTAAACGAGCCTTGATTGAAACCGTCAATGACCAACTCAAGAACATTTCTCAAATCGAGCATTCGAGACACCGAAGTGTTTGGAATTTTCTAGTCAATCTCTTAGCTGGATTGATAGCTTACACTTACCTACCCAAAAAACCTTCTCTCGATTTAGAACCCTCAGGCTTACCAGCCCTTCCTCCTGCCGTCTTTTAA
- a CDS encoding Zn-dependent hydrolase → MSQEGSRPTKPPRVILESLFAFPPNRETLGGSAYFIVEKAGNILIDCPAPDEENLRFLREKGGVRWLFVTHRGGIGQKVKQMQAVLGCEVLIQEQEAYLLPEVEVTSFEREFSLSPNCYAIWTPGHSPGSSCLYWSYHGGVLFSGRHLLPDREGKPVPLRTAKTFHWYRQLRSIEALRDRYSHETLHYICPGANTGFLRGKGVIERAYQGLLELDLETLKQTQSL, encoded by the coding sequence ATGTCTCAAGAAGGCTCTAGACCGACTAAACCCCCGCGAGTCATATTAGAGAGCTTGTTTGCATTTCCTCCCAACCGAGAAACTTTGGGTGGGAGTGCCTACTTTATTGTAGAAAAAGCTGGCAATATACTGATAGATTGCCCGGCTCCTGATGAAGAGAACTTGCGGTTTCTTCGAGAAAAAGGAGGCGTTCGCTGGTTGTTTGTGACTCATCGAGGCGGTATCGGTCAAAAAGTTAAGCAGATGCAAGCCGTTTTGGGATGTGAAGTATTAATCCAGGAACAGGAAGCTTATCTATTGCCAGAAGTTGAGGTGACAAGCTTCGAGCGAGAATTTTCTCTTTCTCCGAATTGCTACGCCATTTGGACTCCCGGTCACTCTCCCGGTTCTTCTTGTCTCTACTGGAGTTATCATGGAGGAGTTCTTTTCTCTGGACGGCATCTTCTGCCCGATCGCGAGGGAAAACCCGTCCCGTTGAGAACGGCGAAAACCTTTCACTGGTATAGGCAATTACGAAGCATAGAAGCGTTGCGCGATCGCTACAGTCACGAAACCCTTCACTATATCTGTCCCGGTGCCAATACCGGATTTTTGAGAGGCAAGGGAGTCATCGAGCGAGCCTATCAAGGCTTATTAGAGTTAGATTTAGAAACGCTCAAACAGACCCAATCTCTATGA
- a CDS encoding TMEM165/GDT1 family protein encodes MDWQLFGLSFLTIFLAEIGDKSQLAAIALGGSSKSPRAVFFGSITALILASSLGVIAGGGVAQLLPEKVLKAVAAIGFALMAVKLLWSNSQD; translated from the coding sequence ATGGATTGGCAACTGTTCGGACTGAGTTTTCTAACGATATTTTTGGCAGAAATTGGCGATAAAAGTCAATTAGCGGCGATCGCTCTTGGCGGAAGTTCTAAATCGCCTCGTGCCGTCTTTTTTGGCTCTATTACTGCGTTGATCCTCGCTAGCTCGCTCGGAGTAATCGCTGGTGGCGGAGTAGCTCAACTCCTGCCAGAAAAAGTGTTAAAAGCGGTTGCAGCGATTGGATTTGCGTTAATGGCAGTAAAACTTTTATGGTCAAACTCGCAAGACTAA